The stretch of DNA gagatgtcgtctttctgtatttcccttcacatCCTCTCACTTCTTCCTGATGAATTAACAACCACCATCATCTTTGAAAGCTCGCCATTCATGTCAAGGGCTCTTGTGGGTTTGTTTCAAACGAATCTGTTTCAcgttctgagtaataataataataatgaactacggaacctccgtaacgaggctataatattgacaattaaaagccacagtagtgttaaaaatatatttttgtaaaatgctaAAAATGACTAGGAGTGACTTTCGGATACGGATCCGTATCCTTCTTCAGTCCTATATAAAGTAGGATTGAACTGAAGaaggatacggagcagtatccgaaagtctcctAGTCATTTTTCGCactgtacaaaatatatatattttaacactactgcagcttttaattgtcaatattaatgataataaataaacacGTAGCTTTAAAAATCAACTTGGGATGAAAACAGCGGCAATGATCTACGCCACACGTGCTTAAGTGTAGGTTCGAGTAAACATGTGTTGTTCCAAACAAGTGTTGTGAGCTAGGCAAgcgcgtccttttttttttttttttgtacgcgaCAAATTTTATATATCCCGACCAGTGAACAAAGAGGACAGTGCCACTCTTACATTGTTGTCTGTGAAGTATGGTGTGTTCTATCCTTATCTGATTTCATTGCTGAGGAATCTGCGTCTTCTTAACGTCCAACGACGTATGTGAATTGTCTGGAGGCACGTGGGAAACACAAGGGACAAGAGGGCAggtaaattgaaagttttttctgCTTAATTATGTCCACACAGACacctatattatacatacacacacacacacacactacacacacacacacacacatatataaaaaaatatatatatatatatatatatatataataaaaggagccaataaaaacgccaaaataaagagagaaaatatatttcagagacggctgtctctctcttcatctacctgaagagagagacagcagtctctgaaacttagtattttctttctatattttggcgtttttatgggctcctttcattatatatatatatatatatatatatatatatatatatatatatatatatatatatatatatgtgtgtgtgtgtcgtgtgttggtgtgtgtgtgtgtccataccttaaaaataaaaacttttatctcCCCTAATCAAGCAAAAGATTCCGAAAGCATCTAATTAGCTATATTGTTGCAAGTGCATAATTAGGGACCTTATTGccggatggatggatggatgatgaAACTtcgggacaagcccaagcactgggaagcgcctcagcggcgtggttggtatggtattagcgtcccacctcggtggtcgggggttcgattctcgggcattccattgaggagtgagagatgtgtatttctggtgatagaagttcactcttgacgtggttcggaagtcacgtaaagccgttggtcccgttgctgaataaccactggttccatgcaacgtaaaagcaccatacaaacaaacaaacaaacaaacaaacaaagcactgggacctattttgGTCATTCAGCACAGCGTCGTAGTGGAGATAACTTACTGATTAATGAAATGTCAATGAAGGTGATGATAGCCCCATAGAAATGTAAAAACcatatttcatgaaaaaacacgtacaaatgcttatataaaaaatgaaaatttaaaatccatttttatattaaaatacaaataaagtatAACTGCATACGCTTTATGCATTAGGTGATAGGTAAAATTAGATATTAgtaaaataagtcaaattttataatatatattataggtgataggtaaaatattagatattagtaaaataagccatattttatcatatatatcagtCTCTTTTAAGAATTTTACAAGGTTATTGACATCAACACCATCtcctaaaattaaatataaggtaGTTGTTTCCCTGGAAGACCAAATTTCCTGCGGACAGTACTGAGCGCCATTTATCGAGCAAGACGCCAGAATGTGCTCAACTCTCAAAGGCAGTCACagcgtgcaacgtaaaaacaccatacaaacaatcacagCGAGCACAGACTGGAGCCTCACTTCCTTCAAGCATCAAGCTGTGTCAATCGGGAAttcttccgtttttctacgacgataactttttcgatttccttactggcaGCGTTGCCAGATATGGGGATTTATCCCTAGATTTGGTGATATTAGGTGTCCGATGGGGATATTCTGTACAAATTTGGGGATTTTTGGCTCTGgatagttttttcctttttgtaatgcATCGATGCAAGTATATCTATGTGATCAGTGAATGaaccattttcattcttataaagaaCAATTAGCCTTTTATTTACTACAGgattaatgaaaacattttcatattGTGAATTATTTAATAATCATTGGTTTTCACTATGAACAGTACTAGCTGTTGCCattgtcatcattattttatAGAATATACCCCGGTATATTAGTATGAAAAGTAAATTATAaccgttaataataatgatatagccTTTAAATAAAAGCCTATCTAGCTGTCCTATGGATTCCTAGAAAAATAAATTCCATCtatgaagaaaaaacaaaggggAGTAAACCTTTATATTGTTGCAATTAGTTTGCATACACTTATATGAAGCATACTGAATAATTTCTATATTAGTAAGGCCTACagattcaaaagaaaatatatttgtggaaattgtGATTTTTGGGGATTTTTTATCATGCGTTTTGAGTATTTTTAGACtaaccaattggcaacactgcttaCTGGCTATCTCTCACTTGCCAGGACTCGCCACTATAGATCTTTTTCTCCCACTGATGGGTTCCTTAGGGTTTATAGGGGTtcgtaaccttgcctgttcatcTTTAAACCTTTCACATTTGAAAACCACATTTAACTTGCATATTCCATCGAGATcataataaaggctcacctcatatccttaaaactcacctttccacctgccaagagcccgtgcttgtttgtttgtatggtgcttttatattgcatggaaccggtggtttttcagcaacgggaccaacggctttacgtgacttccaaactacgtcgagagtgaacttctatcaccagaaatacacatctctcactcctcaacggaatggccgagaatcgaacccgcgaccaccgagttggtgcgccaacaccataccgaccacgctgctgaggcgcttaagatcccgtgctggcataaggccagcttaatcttaaacaaaaacaataacaatcgGGAATGACCAATACGGAGTCTCTTTAAAACAATTTCAGTCTTCCTATCTCTCGAAATGAAGACTGCCAAAAATCCAAATCAGGTCTAATTACCTTCAGTTTCTTATTTGTGGCAAGGAGGTTTAAGGATCATCGCTCCTGCCATTTGTGGCGGATATAGCTTCGGATAGGAGACTTTGTGTCAATGTAAAGAACTTCATGGATATTCATTGATCTTTAATTACATATCCTTTTTGCTTCTCCGTCAGCCTTTTGATTACCATTGAGTcccacatgggcaggaacccagcagaacgaaATAGAATCGTGTTTGGAAGAATTTCGAAAAAGCCAACTCATGAGCTTGGAGAATCAAAGGATGGGATGAATTGCGACTATTTAGACTTTCcaaaacttctggtggcagtttattccatgtgtcacatacttgtatataaagaagttcctACAATTGGATGTGTTATATctccagttctagtttccatccattatttcttgtctggttttcgtttactGTAAATAggctactgtctacttttgttatgtcttTCAGTATTGTGAATGTTCCTATTATAAGTGCATTTACtattctaagatcgctagggtggggccaggtagaaaaggtagAGTTGTCATATCtccgggtatgtaagtcccattaaatgcttcccgcagatataatccttcttaggaggattcgctttagaccttgggagtcgagggaaagggtttgcttcttccctgttaacttttttttcccccgattctacttagctattccttctttctctttctataattatagatgcgctgagtgacctgttggctccggtgtttggactttaaacataaattcatatgtcagtcgatctattatgcccttggaaaagacaaccactaattccttctctgcataacatttttatcaaaatcatccaagtcagtcacagaactcactttctcttttcttttttgaaacactggagattccactatatttcccgcctctcttgcttcttaagtctacgaatagtcatttctaacactttttttgcttcagatgttctctggatagccttcgaaacatcagttacaggaccttcaagatgtttttataaaatgaagtatttcaggaaattatagactatttccttggcctcaggtggtgggtaaagacgtttacgggagtcacttgggctgggctgtctatacttttcacagtgggtgatcaagtgcgagtatcctttaatgatattgaccatgaccttttaaatcctcctaaaaaccataggtcccctgaactcagatctggcatcgccggggaaaaaatatgccacatcttcattttcattaatgaaacaggttttaacgaagaatatacgaaataagatatattcaaaatatctaatggaaacaaagaatcacatttcaagaaataaaaactatttcaatagactccatgaagctaatatgattaccataacatgaaaattggcaacgtatgatatctgtacaagccacaccacaacgatcttagaaaagtaaacgcactatagttgtcctcgcaatcgtcgtgtttctaagccatacatgttcaggctctctagtcattTTTGTAACCTATTTGCTTGATGGATGgtattaactttgtggctcttgcttgcaccccttctaatctatttatgtcctttcttagtgttggtgaccaaatctacattgcatattcaagatgaggtctaactattgatgtgtagagctgcagtactgtttccttgtttctgtatttgaactgcctcttcatgtatcccactagtttctgtgccctcttttccgcttttaggctctgttttgtgaattttaagttccttggtaataataactacatggtcctcttcttgttctacactatttatgccattcccaagcagcatataGTTGGCATGAgcgttgtttgttcctatttgtaacactttacacttttccaaattaaaaggcatttgccatatttttgaccactctcctattttctttagatatataatttgttacactttccactgtatctgggtatgctgcatttacacctagcttggtgtcatctgcaaatttagcTATCTTGCTAGTTAAGCCTGGAATTACGGTTGTTTTCCAAGCAATTTCTGATctcccccaccacccacccacccacacacacacacacacacacacacacacaaacacagagagagagagttttctcaggTATCGGTGTTTCAGATGCAGAAGAGAAGATGAGGAAAGAGGAattcttcatcttcatcgtcCTTCAGATCATCCTACCTAGGGGGCAGACGTCTGTACTGAACGCCACTGCTGCATCTTCACTGGCCCCATCATCAGTCAATTCTACTGTTAACACGTCTCGCAAGGGTAAGTAGAAAGTAAGGTAATCAAGGTGGTTAATCGTCTCAATCTTCCGATGTGTCTAGTGAAATCTCAGGAGGCCATGAAGGGAGCGGATATTAATCTTGAATTAGCCGTTAAGGGGATGTGTTACCGTGAAcgtggccatttttttttatttgtgccaGTAATATTGACGACATGAGCTGTGGGAGGATACAGAGAAAGAGATCGAGAAATGTCAGAAAAACGACCAATGTACCCAAAACAAGTCGCAAATTCGAAATGAAAATCAAACGTCTCGCTTTtgagatagaaaaaaagtgtttcaAGCAGAAATTCCCACTTTTTAGGATGCGAGTTTAACGGGCAGAGTTACAGCCACGCCGAGCGGCTCCCTGGGTGCTTCAAGGTATACTGCATACAAGGACAATGGCTCCAGAAAGGATACATCGACTGGAATTGTGagttttcaatgtttttcatCTTCAAGCGAACAATTAGACTTCGAAATGAAGTGccttaaggcccgtccacacggctgagctttgctcgacgaacattgttcgatgtgatgtcagaagcggagaaactgcggcaaagttctgacttttctcgctgtttctccgcttctgacgtcacatcgcacaaagttcgtcgaccaaagctcgaccgtgtggacggggccttattGTCACTGTACTGAGCTCGGTTAAGGTTAGGAATGGCTGATGCACTCGTTTACAATATTGAAAAAATGGGAGGCGAAAAGCTATCAAAAGCAATAAGTTATCTTTCGCCTGTAGTCAATAAGCAGTACGACGAGGCACGCATTTCGTAATGTTATCCACTGGTACGTCACTACATGACTGAAAAGAACAATGTAAACTCAAAACGGATATGCATAAACATAAGCAAGGCTGCAGGACAAATTGATGTAATCGACTGTTTAGTCGTCACTAACAAATCTGTTTCTGTCCCAGGCACGTTCTGCAGTGCTTACTGGGGCTCTCACTTGGTGACGTTCGACGGGTGGTTCTACGATTACCAGGGGACCTGTGAATACTCTCTGGCTCAAGAAGGCACTTCCAGAACGCCTCGATATGCAGTCAGCGCCAAGTTCATGTACATAATGAACTGCATGTGTTTTTTTTGGATTGCTTGAAAGAAATCAGGGGCAATTTTAATCAGACCTTCTTTCTCTTCTgcttaaaataatcatagacccTTTAAAGTGTTTCAtgttgttctattattattatatccgtaAATTTAGGGAGGGTCGCTTTCACTATACTGTAGTACCAAATTCCGATTTAACAGAACgtcagaattcctgttcatccaAATCATATTTGGTTTCGACTACTGGAAAGTTAAAGGGCAAACTCTCGACATTATTAGATCCAGATAAGAGGCAATTATTAGTTTGTGAATCTCGGATGCCAAACCTCCCCCTTCCAACAATCGAcaccaaccccctccctcccaccccatcaaaaaaagcaaagcaagaatCAGTTACTGATATATCTCCCATCTTCCTTAAAATCCTTTTCTATTCAAGATGGGTCTACTGAGTTTTCAAAATTAGGCACAATCTTAATGCACTGATGCCCAATGTTAACGTATGAAAGAAATAATCTGGCTAGAGTTTATAAGCAAAATTGCGGACAATGGtgcaaatatttataaataaggcGTTTAAAGTACCTGCAAATTGTTACCGAACTATTTTGTTCCTTGACTTCACTGATTATATTTTCCGTTGCTCATTTTCCAGCGAGTGTTGGGGGAGAGCATCTTGTGTGGGACCGAGTGTTTTCCAGGACAGTGAGGCGACTCTCATCGAAATGGGCGCTTTTGGACGGCAGGTGCCAGATTTGTACAAGGTCAATATCGTATCAAACCTTCACAATATGAGCACTACGAGGAATATTAATATCCACTACATCACTTtcgttatattattaaaatttcaaaagaaaatttcgCCAGGTTGCTCAGCTCTCATTATTTGATGATGATGGATGCTATAAACCCTctctttttaagttttgaaatgcTTCTAGACAAAAATATTATTGAGTATGTGTAAAAATACATTTCGACAAAAATATTATTGTGTAGATGTAAAACCATGCTACAACGCTTGTCAATTCTGTCGTTCTCATTTTCCGACAGCTTACAGTAAATGGCGCACTGTACGAGATTCCCGACTATATTCCAAGACTGGTGAGAGAAGGAAGCAAGGACCACCCGGTTTTTGCCTGGAGGTACAACAGCTGTATTCGCCTACTCGGATCGAGTAGAATCGCAGTACGTTTTGCCCTAGGAATAAGTAGTGCGCTGTAATAACAAACCAATGACATTAAAGCATACTGTAGGAAAACACATATGACATTTGTGAGATGATCGTTTTGGCTCGCCCCTTCAGCCTGATCACGCGAATTAGCCTTCAGCCGTATCCACTCCTTCCCCGCCCCCGCCTCATATTTTAGTCAGACTGACGTCGCTAAGTTTAAGGGGGTGGCTGGGGGTGTTAGACATTCCTTACTTGAATTTGAAATAAGCATCCCTGAATTACCAGATATCATCCCTGGGCTCCCGATCGAGCATATAGGCTATCGAATTCTGTATCATTACAAAGATAACGACGTAATTAAAGATATCTTCTTATAACTCCCAGGTGGAAAAATGTGGATCGTCTCTGGCGATCTGGGCATCTCCCGACTTCCACGGGTCTTTGTACGGTCTGTGTGGATTCTACGACGGCAAAACCGTCAATGACTTCACAAAAAGAGATCGAACTGTATCCTCACTGGAACGGTTCCCAAATGGGGAACATTTCCCGAGCTCATGGGAGGTAggagttttctgttttcttttttattattctgttggtataatatatataatcgacATAGGCAGCACTGATGGCAGAAACTGGTAGGGTCTTACATGCATTCACGCAATCGGCAATTGAAAAGCGGCAGGAAAGTACTTTTAGGAGATGCGAAAAATACAGAGGATGGAAGAGACTTCCACATCCTCATAATATACCATATCATTCTGACAAGTTACGCTTTTCTGATGTGTCTCAATATGGTTCCAGTGTTTAGCCTCCAATTTCTCTCTAGGTCTCGCTGGTAATTAGTctagatcttctctctctctcattccctagCCCCAACCAACGATGACTTTTTTTCGGGTGATTTTACGGTCATTACTATATTTCTAGAAATTTTTTGGCCTGTTTCAGCTGTGTGCTTTGAGatgtacacaattatatatatatatatatatatatatatatatatatatatatatatatatatatatatatatatatatatatatatatatatatatatatatatatatattatatatatatatatatatatatataaattatttatcaatTGCAGCTCAGCTGTTCCACTAACATCAGCCAGAGTCACGTGATAAGCACCGCCGAGGATGGAGTAAGGGTATGGTAATTTGCATCTTAAGCAGCTCGGTTTCTTTTAGTCTTCCTACCTTGACCATAAAACACATGATACCCACTATCCtatctatgaaaataaaatggttaTGTTTATCCTTATCTTCTCATGAtatgtattttattcataattaatacAAGCTAATGGGGCTGTCAACATAGCTACTGTCTTATCTAGTTCAAACTCTAAGATATGAAGgacatttttaaaaattggttTGATTTTAACCccaaataaaaagacaaattgcGATAATTCCAAGGCATATAGTTCCTTCCCGTCCTACAGGACAAAAATTGCACTATGAACGGAAACGGGGATGAGCTACGTAACAGATGTAGAGAAACTGTTGGCAGCGTGCAAGATCTACTGACGAAGGACACGATAGCAGTCCTATTGGgtgtgtgttttctttctttatcaacaACTTCATCTGGAGTTCCTAGCACTAGTGTACCTACTATTAACAGTGAGAACTGCACAGAACACTGTGCATAGTAATTAAAGCGTTTATTTTTAGTAAGGAAGTTTTCACCATAAGGTGGAACTTTCATTAAACAGGCACTCAAGACGTGGTAAAAAATACGTACCGAAATCTGTTGTGAATAGGTATCAATTATATTTCTAACCACGCAAGGTTAAATGGTCAAGGATTAAAACAGCACAGTTATTACTATTTCAAGGAATAATTCTCATACACAGTTTTTCGTTACAGACAATTGCGTATTTGATCTCTGTTCCATTTTCAAAAATGCCTCCGGTGACCTGGATGCCATCAGCTCGTGGTTTAGTGAAATTGAAACATCCATAGCTGAAATAAGCGACGTTGCCAATAAAACCACAGGTAAGGCCACTTATGTTGGTAATATATGCATGAAACCGTCAAAACCCcgctccttccctccctccaacccccccccccccacaaggacaaaaaaaaacttgaagttacGTATTTCTAAAGAAGAGCTCCGTACAGagatatttattaatgatttttttaatatggaaAATGACGAGATAATCTGAGAAAGTTTGAGACGATTAGATTAATATACTACCGATATAATATTTTACCGTcttttgtataatgtttgcacGTTCAATTTCCATGGGGCTCGTAGTCGTACCTCGGTGGTCTTCCTCGTAATAAACATTGTCGTATGATTTATGTGACG from Macrobrachium nipponense isolate FS-2020 chromosome 18, ASM1510439v2, whole genome shotgun sequence encodes:
- the LOC135197157 gene encoding mucin-2-like isoform X2, producing the protein MRKEEFFIFIVLQIILPRGQTSVLNATAASSLAPSSVNSTVNTSRKGCEFNGQSYSHAERLPGCFKVYCIQGQWLQKGYIDWNCTFCSAYWGSHLVTFDGWFYDYQGTCEYSLAQEGTSRTPRYAVSAKFIECWGRASCVGPSVFQDSEATLIEMGAFGRQVPDLYKLTVNGALYEIPDYIPRLVREGSKDHPVFAWRYNSCIRLLGSSRIAVEKCGSSLAIWASPDFHGSLYGLCGFYDGKTVNDFTKRDRTVSSLERFPNGEHFPSSWELSCSTNISQSHVISTAEDGVRDKNCTMNGNGDELRNRCRETVGSVQDLLTKDTIAVLLDNCVFDLCSIFKNASGDLDAISSWFSEIETSIAEISDVANKTTGLDDILPEPLVDDELETTSDDAESSTNSVQPVAAVSPRSNGNLADSENPTSVWRVVIRIIQRIDLN
- the LOC135197157 gene encoding mucin-2-like isoform X1; the protein is MRKEEFFIFIVLQIILPRGQTSVLNATAASSLAPSSVNSTVNTSRKGCEFNGQSYSHAERLPGCFKVYCIQGQWLQKGYIDWNCTFCSAYWGSHLVTFDGWFYDYQGTCEYSLAQEGTSRTPRYAVSAKFIECWGRASCVGPSVFQDSEATLIEMGAFGRQVPDLYKLTVNGALYEIPDYIPRLVREGSKDHPVFAWRYNSCIRLLGSSRIAVEKCGSSLAIWASPDFHGSLYGLCGFYDGKTVNDFTKRDRTVSSLERFPNGEHFPSSWELSCSTNISQSHVISTAEDGVRDKNCTMNGNGDELRNRCRETVGSVQDLLTKDTIAVLLDNCVFDLCSIFKNASGDLDAISSWFSEIETSIAEISDVANKTTGLDDILPEPLVDDELETTSDDAESSTNSVQPVAAVSPRSNGNLADSGKDNFHHSFFHYSDHLKALPCLCRT